The following are encoded together in the Nocardioides thalensis genome:
- a CDS encoding formimidoylglutamate deiminase gives MTAQLLEHAWLGDTDGEVRDVVRVDAEDGVITSVEVDTERPAAPRRGLTLPALANGHSHAFHRALRARAQRRGSFWSWREEMYRIAAELTPDTYFELAREVYAEMRDAGIGAVGEFHYLHHQPDGTPYDDPNEMGRALLAAADDAGIRIRLLDTCYLAAGIGRAPEGVQRRFSDGSADRWAERVDAFDDPRVGAAIHSVRAVPREQLKAVAAWAAGRPLHVHLSEQPAENEECLAAHGLTPTALLAEEGVLGPNLTAVHATHLTDDDVRLLGEARAFVCMCPTTERDLADGLGRARALADAGARLTLGSDSHAVIDLFEEMRAVEMHDRLRTGERGHWSASELLAAATYDGHASLGFDDAGRLAPGQRADLVTVDLTTPRTRGCGATPETLVYAATAADVVPR, from the coding sequence ATGACCGCCCAGCTGCTCGAGCACGCCTGGCTCGGCGACACCGACGGCGAGGTCCGCGACGTCGTCCGGGTGGACGCCGAGGACGGCGTCATCACCTCCGTGGAGGTCGACACCGAGCGTCCGGCCGCGCCCCGGCGCGGGCTGACGCTCCCCGCCCTCGCGAACGGCCACTCGCATGCCTTCCACCGCGCGCTGCGCGCCCGCGCCCAGCGTCGCGGCAGCTTCTGGAGCTGGCGCGAGGAGATGTACCGGATCGCGGCGGAGCTCACCCCCGACACCTACTTCGAGCTGGCCCGCGAGGTCTACGCGGAGATGCGGGACGCCGGCATCGGAGCGGTCGGCGAGTTCCACTACCTGCACCATCAGCCCGACGGCACGCCGTACGACGACCCGAACGAGATGGGTCGCGCGCTCCTGGCGGCGGCCGACGACGCCGGGATCCGGATCCGGCTGCTCGACACCTGCTACCTCGCCGCCGGCATCGGGCGCGCGCCCGAGGGCGTGCAGCGGAGGTTCAGCGACGGGTCGGCCGACCGGTGGGCGGAGCGGGTGGACGCCTTCGACGACCCGCGGGTCGGCGCGGCGATCCACTCCGTCCGCGCGGTGCCGCGCGAGCAGCTGAAGGCGGTCGCCGCCTGGGCCGCCGGCAGGCCGCTCCACGTGCACCTGTCCGAGCAGCCCGCGGAGAACGAGGAGTGCCTGGCCGCCCACGGCCTCACGCCGACCGCGCTGCTTGCCGAGGAGGGCGTCCTGGGCCCGAACCTGACGGCGGTGCACGCCACCCACCTCACCGACGACGACGTGCGGCTGCTGGGCGAGGCGCGCGCGTTCGTGTGCATGTGCCCGACCACCGAGCGCGACCTCGCCGACGGGCTCGGCCGGGCGCGCGCGCTGGCGGATGCCGGTGCGCGCCTGACCCTCGGCTCCGACAGCCACGCCGTGATCGACCTGTTCGAGGAGATGCGCGCCGTGGAGATGCACGACCGGCTGCGCACTGGCGAGCGTGGCCACTGGTCCGCGTCCGAGCTGCTGGCGGCAGCGACGTACGACGGCCACGCCTCGCTCGGGTTCGACGACGCCGGCCGGCTCGCGCCCGGGCAGCGCGCCGACCTGGTCACCGTCGACCTGACGACGCCGCGCACGCGCGGGTGCGGCGCGACCCCGGAGACGCTGGTGTACGCCGCCACCGCCGCGGACGTGGTGCCGCGATGA
- a CDS encoding allantoate amidohydrolase, producing MPDDFERMWRDLAPIGRSAASGGYFRPGWGAAELELRGWFRDQAAARGLGVEEDSFGNFVAWWRPPGSTGRTMRSDSANHEGGLDSVLTGSHLDSVPDGGAFDGPLGVVSALAAVDMLRGRGVEPARPLGVAVFAEEEGSRFGRACLGSRLATGATTWEDARELRDADGIRLGDLVEGGESAGDHGPTRHAEGVKTGRLGGWLAQVGCYVELHVEQGRGLVDLDAPVGVASGIWPHGRWRYDVRGRADHAGTTRMEDRADPMLTYAMTALAANKQARLAGQRATFGRVEVAPNGTNAVPSRVTAWLDARAESEAALDEMVAVIGRIAAERADRDGTSVTITAESVSGDVRFDDDLTTQVGGGVPKLPTQAGHDAGILQAAGIPSAMLFVRNPTGVSHSPVEHAETADCLVGVDALADALQRLLT from the coding sequence ATGCCTGACGACTTCGAACGGATGTGGCGCGACCTCGCGCCCATCGGACGGTCGGCCGCGTCGGGTGGCTACTTTCGTCCCGGGTGGGGCGCCGCGGAGCTCGAGCTGCGCGGATGGTTCCGCGACCAGGCCGCCGCTCGCGGTCTTGGAGTCGAGGAGGACTCGTTCGGGAACTTCGTCGCCTGGTGGCGACCACCAGGGTCAACTGGGCGAACCATGAGGTCGGATTCGGCGAACCATGAGGGCGGACTCGACTCGGTTCTCACGGGCAGCCACCTCGACTCCGTCCCCGACGGAGGCGCGTTCGACGGGCCGCTGGGTGTTGTCTCCGCGCTCGCGGCGGTCGACATGCTGCGCGGGCGCGGGGTCGAGCCGGCCCGCCCGCTCGGGGTCGCGGTGTTTGCCGAGGAGGAGGGGTCGCGGTTCGGGCGCGCCTGCCTCGGCTCCCGGCTCGCGACCGGTGCCACCACCTGGGAAGACGCCCGCGAGCTGCGGGACGCCGACGGCATCCGGCTCGGCGACCTCGTGGAAGGTGGCGAGTCGGCTGGTGATCACGGGCCGACTCGGCACGCTGAGGGCGTGAAGACGGGACGACTCGGCGGATGGCTGGCACAGGTGGGGTGCTACGTGGAGCTCCACGTCGAGCAGGGCCGCGGCCTCGTCGACCTCGACGCGCCGGTCGGCGTCGCAAGTGGGATCTGGCCGCACGGGCGCTGGCGGTACGACGTGCGCGGGCGGGCGGACCACGCCGGCACCACGCGGATGGAGGATCGCGCCGACCCGATGCTGACCTACGCGATGACGGCTCTCGCGGCCAACAAGCAGGCTCGCCTGGCCGGGCAGCGCGCGACGTTCGGCCGCGTCGAGGTGGCGCCGAACGGGACCAACGCGGTCCCGTCGCGCGTGACCGCGTGGCTCGACGCGCGGGCCGAGAGCGAGGCGGCGCTCGACGAGATGGTCGCCGTGATCGGCCGGATCGCGGCCGAGCGGGCGGACCGCGACGGCACGTCGGTGACGATCACGGCCGAGTCCGTCTCCGGCGACGTGCGCTTCGACGACGACCTCACCACCCAGGTCGGCGGCGGCGTACCCAAGCTTCCGACGCAGGCCGGGCACGACGCCGGCATCCTCCAGGCCGCGGGCATCCCGAGCGCGATGCTGTTCGTGCGCAACCCGACCGGCGTCTCGCACTCGCCGGTCGAGCACGCCGAGACGGCCGACTGCCTCGTCGGGGTCGACGCCCTGGCGGACGCGTTGCAGAGGCTCCTCACATGA
- the hutU gene encoding urocanate hydratase codes for MTTEIRAPRGTELSARSWQTEAPLRMLMNNLDPEVAERPEDLVVYGGTGKAARNRDAYDAIVRALRDLHDDETLLVQSGKPVGVMRTNPWAPRVLIANSNLVGDWANWEEFRRLEDLGLTMYGQMTAGSWIYIGTQGILQGTFETFAAVADKRFGGTLAGTLTVTAGLGGMGGAQPLAVTMNDGVALCIECDDSRIKRRIEHRYLDVQATDLDDAVRRATAARAAREPLSIGLLGNAAELLPRLLEMDVPVDIVTDQTSAHDPLAYLPVGVPFEEWEARRTADPVGFTKEAQASMAAHVRAMVGFLDKGAEVFDYGNSIRDEARKGGFDRAFDFPGFVPAYIRPLFCEGKGPFRWAALSGDPADIAATDRAVLELFPDNERLRKWITMAQERVHFQGLPARICWLGYGERHLAGLKFNEMVASGELKAPVVIGRDHLDCGSVASPYRETEAMLDGSDAIADWPLLNALVNTASGATWVSIHHGGGVGMGRSIHAGQVIVADGSDLAAEKIERVLTNDPGMGVVRHVDAGYERAAEVAAERGVKIPR; via the coding sequence GTGACCACCGAGATCCGAGCCCCGCGGGGCACCGAGCTGTCCGCCCGCTCCTGGCAGACCGAGGCGCCGCTGCGGATGCTGATGAACAACCTCGACCCCGAGGTCGCCGAGCGGCCCGAGGACCTGGTCGTCTACGGCGGCACCGGCAAGGCGGCCCGCAACCGCGATGCGTACGACGCGATCGTGCGCGCGCTGCGCGACCTGCACGACGACGAGACCCTCCTCGTGCAGTCCGGCAAGCCGGTCGGCGTGATGCGCACCAACCCGTGGGCGCCGCGGGTCCTCATCGCCAACTCCAACCTGGTGGGCGACTGGGCCAACTGGGAGGAGTTCCGCCGGCTCGAGGACCTCGGGCTCACGATGTACGGCCAGATGACGGCCGGCTCGTGGATCTACATCGGCACCCAGGGCATCCTCCAGGGCACGTTCGAGACGTTCGCGGCCGTGGCCGACAAGCGCTTCGGTGGCACCCTCGCCGGCACGCTCACCGTCACCGCCGGGCTCGGCGGCATGGGCGGCGCGCAGCCGCTCGCGGTCACCATGAACGACGGCGTCGCGCTCTGCATCGAGTGCGACGACTCCCGCATCAAGCGGCGCATCGAGCACCGCTACCTCGACGTGCAGGCCACCGACCTCGACGACGCCGTACGGCGCGCGACCGCCGCCCGCGCTGCGCGGGAGCCGCTGTCGATCGGCCTCCTCGGCAACGCCGCAGAGCTGCTGCCGCGGCTGCTCGAGATGGACGTCCCGGTCGACATCGTCACCGACCAGACCTCCGCCCACGACCCGTTGGCCTACCTCCCGGTGGGTGTCCCCTTCGAGGAGTGGGAGGCCCGCCGTACCGCCGATCCCGTCGGGTTCACCAAGGAGGCGCAGGCCTCGATGGCCGCGCACGTGCGGGCGATGGTGGGCTTCCTCGACAAGGGAGCCGAGGTCTTCGACTACGGCAACTCCATCCGCGACGAGGCGCGCAAGGGCGGCTTCGACCGCGCCTTCGACTTCCCGGGCTTCGTGCCGGCGTACATCCGGCCGCTGTTCTGCGAGGGCAAGGGCCCGTTCCGCTGGGCCGCTCTGTCGGGCGACCCGGCCGACATCGCGGCCACCGACCGCGCCGTGCTCGAGCTTTTCCCCGACAACGAGCGGCTGCGGAAGTGGATCACGATGGCGCAGGAGCGCGTGCACTTCCAGGGCCTCCCGGCGCGGATCTGCTGGCTGGGCTACGGCGAGCGTCATCTCGCCGGCCTGAAGTTCAACGAGATGGTCGCGTCCGGTGAGCTGAAGGCGCCGGTCGTCATCGGGCGCGACCACCTCGACTGCGGGTCGGTCGCCTCGCCGTACCGCGAGACCGAGGCGATGCTCGACGGCTCCGACGCCATCGCCGACTGGCCGCTGCTCAACGCGCTCGTCAACACCGCGTCGGGCGCGACCTGGGTGTCGATCCATCACGGCGGCGGCGTCGGCATGGGCCGCTCCATCCATGCGGGCCAGGTGATCGTCGCCGACGGCTCCGACCTCGCCGCGGAGAAGATCGAGCGGGTGCTCACCAACGACCCGGGCATGGGCGTGGTCCGCCACGTCGACGCCGGCTACGAGCGCGCCGCCGAGGTCGCCGCCGAGCGGGGTGTCAAGATCCCCCGATGA
- the hutH gene encoding histidine ammonia-lyase, which produces MTQEVIVGTGPLSFDEVVAVARHGAGVRLSDEALAAIDKARKVVDELAESPTPAYGVSTGFGALATKHIPADQRAQLQKSLVRSHAAGSGPEVEREVVRALMLLRLSTLATGHTGIRRETAELMAALLSHGITPVVHEYGSLGCSGDLAPLAHCALTLMGEGDVDDADGVRRSAASALAAAGLAPVELGPKEGLALINGTDGMLGMLVLAIADLRMLMRTADLAAAMSVEGQLATDRVFAADLTALRPHPGQAASAANLTALLDGSSVVASHRGPDCNRVQDAYSLRCSPQVHGAARDTVDHAALVAQRELASAIDNPVVLPDEARLESNGNFHGAPVGYVLDFLAIAAADVASVSERRTDRFLDKTRSHGLPPFLADDPGVDSGHMIAQYTQAGIVSEMKRLAVPASVDSIPSSAMQEDHVSMGWAAARKLRRSVDGLARVLAVEILTGARALDLRRPLTPAPATGAVVDVLRFAGVEGPGPDRHLAPEIENTLSLIRDGSLLAAVEETIGALQ; this is translated from the coding sequence ATGACCCAAGAGGTGATCGTCGGGACCGGCCCCCTGTCGTTCGACGAGGTGGTGGCGGTGGCCCGGCACGGCGCGGGCGTGCGCCTGTCCGACGAGGCGCTGGCGGCGATCGACAAGGCGCGGAAGGTCGTGGACGAGCTTGCCGAGTCGCCGACGCCGGCCTACGGCGTGTCCACCGGGTTCGGCGCGCTCGCGACCAAGCACATCCCGGCCGACCAGCGCGCCCAGCTGCAGAAGTCGCTGGTCCGCTCGCACGCGGCCGGCTCCGGTCCGGAGGTCGAGCGCGAGGTGGTGCGAGCGCTGATGCTGCTGCGTCTCTCGACGCTGGCGACGGGCCACACCGGCATCCGCCGCGAGACCGCGGAGCTGATGGCCGCGCTGCTCAGCCACGGCATCACGCCGGTCGTGCACGAGTACGGCTCGCTCGGCTGCTCCGGCGACCTCGCGCCGCTGGCGCACTGCGCGCTGACGCTGATGGGGGAGGGCGACGTCGACGACGCGGACGGCGTACGGCGGTCCGCCGCCTCCGCGCTGGCGGCCGCCGGCCTGGCGCCGGTCGAGCTCGGTCCGAAGGAGGGCCTGGCCCTCATCAACGGCACCGACGGGATGCTCGGCATGCTGGTGCTGGCGATCGCGGATCTGCGGATGCTGATGCGCACCGCCGACCTCGCTGCGGCGATGTCGGTCGAGGGCCAGCTCGCCACCGACCGCGTGTTCGCCGCCGACCTGACGGCGCTGCGGCCGCACCCGGGCCAGGCCGCCTCCGCCGCCAACCTGACCGCGCTGCTCGACGGCTCCAGCGTGGTCGCCTCGCACCGCGGCCCCGACTGCAACCGGGTGCAGGACGCCTACTCGCTGCGCTGCTCGCCGCAGGTCCACGGCGCCGCGCGCGACACGGTCGACCACGCCGCGCTGGTCGCGCAGCGCGAGCTGGCGTCGGCGATCGACAACCCGGTCGTGCTCCCCGACGAGGCGCGGCTGGAGAGCAACGGCAACTTCCACGGCGCGCCTGTCGGCTACGTGCTCGACTTCCTGGCGATCGCGGCCGCCGACGTGGCGAGCGTGAGCGAGCGGCGCACCGACCGCTTCCTCGACAAGACGCGCAGCCACGGGCTGCCGCCGTTCCTGGCCGACGATCCGGGCGTCGACAGCGGCCACATGATCGCGCAGTACACCCAGGCCGGGATCGTCTCGGAGATGAAGCGGCTCGCCGTGCCCGCGAGCGTCGACTCGATCCCCTCCAGCGCGATGCAGGAGGACCACGTCTCGATGGGCTGGGCCGCCGCCCGCAAGCTGCGCCGCTCGGTCGACGGGCTGGCGCGGGTGCTGGCCGTCGAGATCCTCACCGGTGCGCGGGCTCTCGACCTGCGCCGGCCGCTGACGCCCGCGCCCGCGACGGGCGCCGTCGTCGACGTACTCCGCTTCGCCGGCGTCGAGGGCCCCGGCCCCGACCGCCACCTCGCCCCCGAGATCGAGAACACCCTGTCCCTCATCCGTGACGGCTCCCTGCTGGCTGCCGTCGAAGAGACGATCGGAGCCCTGCAGTGA
- a CDS encoding IclR family transcriptional regulator, producing MSNVPAATRALQVLRFLARQPEPVPVDRIARTLGLPRSTTYHLLAAMVDEGFVVHLPEERRYGVGVAAFEVGSGYVRQEPLQRIARRPLASLVDEVGQSAHLAVQHGREVLYVLEERAPGRPPLVTDVGVRLPAHLTASGRAILAALPAAQVRALYPDRAAFVDRHGTGPRSLTALRSLLSETRQRGHASESGEVTPGFESVAAAVRDHNGHPVAAIAVTFPGEADVDLAPTVRAVRRTADLVSARLGGPQPS from the coding sequence ATGAGCAACGTCCCCGCCGCGACCCGCGCGCTCCAGGTGCTGCGGTTCCTGGCTCGTCAGCCGGAGCCGGTGCCGGTGGACCGGATCGCCCGGACCCTCGGGCTGCCGCGCTCGACGACCTACCACCTCCTCGCGGCCATGGTCGACGAGGGCTTCGTGGTGCACCTCCCCGAGGAGCGGAGGTACGGCGTGGGCGTCGCGGCGTTCGAGGTCGGGTCCGGCTATGTGCGGCAGGAGCCGCTCCAGCGCATCGCGCGCCGCCCGTTGGCGAGCCTCGTCGACGAGGTCGGCCAGTCCGCGCACCTCGCCGTGCAGCACGGGCGGGAGGTGCTCTACGTGCTGGAGGAACGGGCGCCCGGTCGCCCGCCCCTGGTCACCGACGTGGGCGTCCGGCTGCCCGCGCACCTGACGGCGAGCGGGCGTGCGATCCTCGCCGCGCTGCCGGCGGCGCAGGTGCGCGCGCTCTACCCCGACCGCGCCGCGTTCGTCGACCGGCACGGCACCGGTCCGCGCTCGCTCACCGCCCTGCGGTCGCTGCTGTCGGAGACCCGCCAGCGCGGCCACGCGAGCGAGAGCGGCGAGGTCACCCCCGGCTTCGAGTCGGTCGCGGCCGCCGTACGGGACCACAACGGGCACCCGGTCGCGGCGATCGCGGTCACGTTCCCCGGCGAGGCGGACGTCGACCTCGCCCCGACGGTGCGGGCGGTACGCCGTACCGCCGACCTCGTGAGCGCCCGGCTCGGCGGCCCGCAGCCGTCCTGA
- a CDS encoding VOC family protein produces MPTRDDAWPAGTPNWVDLAADDPQAAAEFYSQLFGWDVADPDPETAEQTGGYRMAMKNGRAAAGIGSKMGQDIPSNWATYLASDDIEASAEAVKAAGGTLQMDPFDVMTFGKMFFATAPDGASFGVWQAGDHIGAQIYNEPGSYNWNEVHSRDLDAAKEFYASAFGYTYDDMSGEQGPYFGFKVPGGDEPVGGMGPADMLPEGAPSIWLAWFSVEDCDASVAKVQELGGSVLAEPFDTPFGRMSVVTGAQGEAFGMISAPAAAEA; encoded by the coding sequence ATGCCCACTCGAGACGACGCCTGGCCCGCCGGCACCCCGAACTGGGTCGACCTGGCCGCCGACGACCCGCAGGCCGCCGCAGAGTTCTACTCCCAGCTGTTCGGCTGGGACGTCGCGGACCCCGACCCCGAGACCGCCGAGCAGACCGGCGGCTACCGGATGGCGATGAAGAACGGCCGCGCCGCGGCCGGCATCGGCAGCAAGATGGGGCAGGACATCCCCAGCAACTGGGCGACCTACCTCGCCAGCGACGACATCGAGGCCTCCGCCGAGGCGGTCAAGGCGGCCGGCGGCACGTTGCAGATGGATCCGTTCGACGTGATGACGTTCGGAAAGATGTTCTTCGCGACCGCGCCCGACGGGGCGTCGTTCGGCGTCTGGCAGGCGGGCGACCACATCGGCGCCCAGATCTACAACGAGCCCGGCTCCTACAACTGGAACGAGGTGCACTCGCGCGACCTGGACGCCGCGAAGGAGTTCTACGCGTCGGCGTTCGGCTACACCTACGACGACATGTCCGGCGAACAGGGCCCCTACTTCGGCTTCAAGGTGCCCGGCGGCGACGAGCCCGTCGGCGGCATGGGCCCGGCCGACATGCTCCCCGAGGGCGCACCGTCGATCTGGCTCGCCTGGTTCTCCGTCGAGGACTGCGACGCCTCGGTCGCCAAGGTGCAGGAGCTGGGCGGCAGCGTCCTGGCCGAGCCGTTCGACACGCCGTTCGGGCGGATGTCCGTCGTGACGGGAGCCCAGGGCGAGGCGTTCGGGATGATCAGCGCTCCGGCGGCTGCCGAGGCCTGA
- a CDS encoding DNA polymerase ligase N-terminal domain-containing protein, protein MGDLATYRRMRDFRRTPEPSGAVAPASGGDRRRFVVQRHRATRLHYDVRFEIDGVLVSWAVPKGPTLDPKARRMAVHVEDHPIEYIDFEGVIPRGEYDGGDVIVWDTGTWEPVKTDDPAKAVAEGELHAEMHGEKLHGRLVLVRRDDADGAGSGDKEQWLLLHKKDEHAVPGWDPEEHPRSVLTGRTNDEVSEDPDRLWKSDAPADEAEVVLVPDPLPDEAITALEELGKEGTWEVFGRRLKVTNLDKVLFPGGPDEPPVTKRELLAYVARVAPLSLPYLEGRAVNLHRYPDGADAKGFWHKELPKHAPAWLPRWDNPEADPGETTTYLVVDEPAALVWAANFGALEWHPWTSRTTAMHEPTYALIDLDPGERTSWDELLELARLHRTALEHLGVTGRAKVTGKRGIQVWVPIRPGYTFDETRAWTEKLSKTVGKVLPDLVSWKWEKKARGGLARLDYTQNAINKTLVAPYATRPAAGAPVSVPIAWHELDDPDLRPDRWTIRTVLDRIAERGDPFRALLGVEQDLPEIT, encoded by the coding sequence ATGGGCGACCTCGCGACCTACCGCCGGATGCGTGACTTCCGGCGCACACCGGAGCCGTCGGGCGCAGTGGCACCTGCGTCCGGCGGCGACCGGCGTCGGTTCGTCGTGCAGCGGCACCGGGCCACCCGGCTCCACTACGACGTGCGGTTCGAGATCGACGGCGTCCTCGTGAGCTGGGCGGTGCCGAAGGGGCCGACCTTGGACCCGAAGGCACGCCGGATGGCCGTGCACGTCGAGGACCACCCGATCGAGTACATCGACTTCGAGGGCGTGATCCCGCGGGGCGAGTACGACGGCGGCGACGTGATCGTCTGGGACACCGGCACCTGGGAGCCCGTCAAGACCGACGACCCCGCGAAGGCGGTCGCCGAGGGCGAGCTGCACGCGGAGATGCACGGCGAGAAGCTGCACGGCCGGCTGGTGCTCGTCCGCCGCGACGACGCGGACGGCGCCGGCAGCGGCGACAAGGAGCAGTGGCTGCTCCTGCACAAGAAGGACGAGCACGCCGTGCCGGGCTGGGACCCGGAGGAGCACCCGCGGTCCGTCCTCACCGGCCGCACCAACGACGAGGTCAGCGAGGATCCCGACCGGCTCTGGAAGTCCGACGCGCCGGCCGACGAGGCCGAGGTCGTGCTGGTCCCCGACCCGCTGCCCGACGAGGCGATCACCGCGCTGGAGGAGCTCGGGAAGGAGGGCACCTGGGAGGTGTTCGGCCGGCGGCTGAAGGTGACCAACCTCGACAAGGTGCTCTTCCCCGGCGGTCCCGACGAGCCGCCGGTGACCAAGCGCGAGCTGCTGGCGTACGTCGCCCGCGTCGCCCCGCTGTCGCTCCCCTACCTCGAGGGCCGCGCGGTCAACCTGCACCGCTACCCCGACGGCGCCGACGCCAAGGGGTTCTGGCACAAGGAGCTGCCGAAGCACGCCCCCGCGTGGCTCCCCCGTTGGGACAACCCGGAGGCCGACCCGGGCGAGACCACGACCTACCTGGTCGTCGACGAGCCGGCCGCCCTCGTGTGGGCGGCGAACTTCGGCGCCCTCGAGTGGCACCCCTGGACGTCCCGCACCACGGCGATGCACGAGCCGACGTACGCCCTGATCGACCTCGACCCCGGTGAGCGGACCTCCTGGGACGAGCTGCTCGAGCTCGCCCGACTGCACCGGACCGCCCTGGAGCACCTCGGCGTCACCGGGCGCGCGAAGGTCACCGGCAAGCGCGGCATCCAGGTCTGGGTGCCGATCCGTCCGGGCTACACGTTCGACGAGACCCGCGCCTGGACCGAGAAGCTCTCCAAGACCGTCGGCAAGGTGCTCCCCGACCTCGTCAGCTGGAAGTGGGAGAAGAAGGCGCGGGGCGGGCTGGCGCGGCTCGACTACACGCAGAACGCGATCAACAAGACGCTGGTCGCGCCGTACGCCACCCGCCCGGCCGCCGGCGCGCCGGTCTCGGTGCCGATCGCCTGGCACGAGCTCGACGACCCCGACCTCCGGCCGGACCGCTGGACGATCCGCACCGTGCTCGACCGGATCGCCGAGCGGGGCGACCCGTTCCGGGCGCTGCTCGGGGTCGAGCAGGACCTGCCCGAGATCACCTGA
- a CDS encoding ABC transporter permease, with product MTAPTEATAPATVRPLSAGAAAYLLVLRNLMVFRTQWKLFVTGFLEPVLYLFSIGVGVGVLVDGFEVAGQEVSYAAFVAPGMLAASAFNGALMDSTYRVFFKLKYDKLYDQVLATPMSTADVARGEIAWGQLRGGTYSAAFLVVMLAMGLLESWWALLALPAALLIGFAMSAVCMAATTYMKSWQDFDKITLVQLPLFLFSATFFPVDTYPASIRWLVEATPLYRGVVLCRELTLGAPTWASLVSVAYLLVLGAIGLVVVRRRLDTLLLT from the coding sequence GTGACGGCCCCGACCGAAGCCACCGCCCCGGCCACCGTCCGGCCGCTCTCGGCGGGCGCCGCGGCGTACCTCCTCGTGCTGCGCAACCTGATGGTCTTCCGGACGCAGTGGAAGCTCTTCGTCACCGGCTTCCTCGAGCCGGTGCTCTACCTGTTCTCGATCGGCGTCGGCGTCGGCGTGCTCGTCGACGGGTTCGAGGTCGCTGGGCAGGAGGTGTCCTACGCCGCGTTCGTCGCGCCCGGCATGCTCGCCGCGTCGGCGTTCAACGGCGCGCTGATGGACTCCACCTACCGGGTCTTCTTCAAGCTCAAGTACGACAAGCTCTACGACCAGGTGCTCGCGACTCCGATGTCGACCGCCGACGTCGCGCGCGGCGAGATCGCGTGGGGACAGCTGCGGGGCGGCACCTACTCCGCGGCGTTCCTCGTCGTCATGCTCGCGATGGGACTGCTCGAGTCGTGGTGGGCGCTGCTCGCCCTGCCGGCCGCCCTGCTCATCGGCTTCGCGATGAGCGCGGTGTGCATGGCGGCGACGACGTACATGAAGTCGTGGCAGGACTTCGACAAGATCACGCTGGTCCAGCTGCCGCTCTTCCTGTTCTCCGCGACGTTCTTCCCGGTCGACACCTATCCCGCGTCGATCCGCTGGCTGGTGGAGGCGACCCCGCTCTACCGCGGCGTCGTGCTGTGCCGCGAGCTCACCCTCGGCGCACCGACATGGGCGTCCCTCGTCTCGGTGGCCTACCTGCTCGTGCTGGGCGCGATCGGCCTCGTCGTCGTACGGCGCCGCCTGGACACCCTGCTGCTGACCTGA
- a CDS encoding ABC transporter permease, translating to MADLTFADGVGRQVDYWLTVWKRTWRSSVVTSFISPLFYVVAMGVLLGGFVDADPAELEGATSYLAFVVPGLIAAHAMQTAVGETTWPVMGMIKWHKVYDSMLATPLEVQHVVGAHLGAVIVRLAATCGVFTVVLVPFGVYESWWGPVLAFGSQVLCGTAFAMVVYGFSTRSKSEEVFNVVFRLGVLPMFLFSGAFFPIANLGDAGAAVARLTPLWHGVNLSRMFALDHVTWWVAGVNVAVLLALCAVGWAWSVSGLRKRLVS from the coding sequence ATGGCCGACCTCACGTTCGCGGACGGGGTGGGCCGGCAGGTCGACTACTGGCTCACCGTCTGGAAGCGCACCTGGCGCTCGTCGGTCGTCACCTCGTTCATCTCCCCGCTGTTCTACGTGGTGGCGATGGGCGTGCTGCTCGGCGGGTTCGTCGACGCCGACCCGGCCGAGCTCGAGGGCGCCACGTCCTACCTCGCGTTCGTCGTGCCCGGACTGATCGCGGCCCACGCCATGCAGACCGCGGTCGGCGAGACGACCTGGCCGGTGATGGGCATGATCAAGTGGCACAAGGTCTACGACTCGATGCTCGCGACCCCGCTGGAGGTGCAGCACGTCGTCGGGGCGCACCTCGGTGCGGTCATCGTGCGGCTGGCGGCGACGTGCGGCGTGTTCACCGTCGTGCTCGTCCCGTTCGGGGTCTACGAGAGCTGGTGGGGTCCGGTGCTCGCGTTCGGCTCGCAGGTCCTGTGCGGCACCGCGTTCGCGATGGTGGTCTACGGGTTCTCCACGCGGAGCAAGTCCGAGGAGGTCTTCAACGTCGTCTTCCGGCTCGGCGTGCTCCCGATGTTCCTGTTCTCGGGCGCGTTCTTCCCGATCGCCAACCTCGGCGACGCCGGCGCCGCGGTGGCCCGGCTGACGCCGCTGTGGCACGGCGTGAACCTCTCCCGGATGTTCGCGCTCGACCACGTCACCTGGTGGGTGGCCGGCGTCAACGTCGCCGTGCTGCTCGCGCTGTGCGCGGTCGGCTGGGCGTGGTCCGTGTCCGGCCTGCGGAAGCGGCTCGTCTCGTGA